A region of the Candidatus Eremiobacterota bacterium genome:
ATCGACCACGGAGATGGTTCATATACGGTCTCCCTGCCTGGCCTGGAGCATGATATGGGGAAGGGACTGGAAGTGAAAGTCGATTCCCTCTTCCCCGGAGGGGAGGGCCCTGAAGGACGGCCGCTCTACGCCGGTGCCGGCGACAGTGAAGGTGGCAAAAACGAAATCTGGCCCATGCTCATAGAAAAAGCCTTCGCAAAAGCAAAAATCATGAATTACCAGTATATTGACGGAGATAACCCTGCCATCGCACTGACTTCCCTCACCGGCAAGGAGACCAGGACCATTAAAGTGAATGACGAAGGCGTCGATGCTTTTGAAGAGATGAAAAGAGGCATTGAAAACAGGTCCCCCATGGTTCTGGGAACGAGAAGATCGACAGGGGAACCGGAAGACGGCAGGCTCTTTCTGAATGCCGGCCTTAATGACTGCCACGCCCATGCGGTCATTGGCACCTCCATGGAGGATGGTAAAAAGATGGTTCACCTTTACGATCCCCATGGGAGGGAAATAAAAGTTGAATGGGACAGCGTAAAAAACCTGTTCCAATCCCTCGTCATCCTTTCTGAGTGATGCCTGCCGCCTGTCTCCACTCCCGCATACATTGTCGCAGCCTCCCTGTCTCTATGATGTCATACGGTATGCTCCGGATTATAGCTCACTAATGTAACCATATGGTGATCTCTTTATCAGGGCTATTTATGGATAGAATGCACACCTGCCTTACCTTCAGAAAATCATTGAAAGCGTGACGAGTATTTTATCGATGTGGTTCTCGGGCTCAGGCGCTCATTTTGAGACAATTCCCAAAGGCCCAGATGTTCAGGATTCTCTTTATTATACTCACAGAGCATTACTGACGGCATTCAGGGGGATCCGCTTCCCATACTTTTCTGATGAGCGCAGCCCAGCTCCTGCGACAGGCTCTTGAGGAAAGCAGAGGCTGCAGTGTATTTTACTCTTGGCCAGATAGCTCTGCCTCCATTAAAAACCGAAGCCCCCGGTCCCCGGGGGCCTGTTCCGTCAAAGAGCCTCGTCAAGAGGAAGCCCTCTAAAACTTCACGCCCAGTTTCACGACGGGCTTGAACTTGAAGGCCTCGTCCTGGTCGCCCTCTATCTGGGGGCCCGCCTTGAGCGACGCATTGACGGTATGACCGAACATCCTGATGGGGAACTTCTTGGAGACTCCCGCATACACCTCGTAAGAGGCGCCGAACTCTCCCGAGGCCGTCGCGTAGCCCACCTGCTCCTTGGCCTCGACTGACCAGTCATAGCTCATTCCCCAGGCCTTCGCATCCTTTCCCGAGAGTTCCTGGCGGAACGTGGCCGTGAGGGCCGTGTTGTTCTCGGCGAAATCATGAGTTGCCCCGGCTGCGGCGTCAAGGCGCAGGTGCCTTCCGCTGCCGAGATCCTTGTCCCAGCGGCGGAAGGCGAGCACATCGGCCGAGAGTGTCCTCTCTCTCTCGGTAGTCCATGAAGTCTCGCCATCCTTCGCCTGACGCTCCCCTGAAAGGGTATCCACCTCGTGAGCCCGGAAGCCCCCGCGCACTCCCTGGCTTACCGTCCAATCGCCCCTCTGCTCTGTTCTGGAGAGCTCTGTCCTGAGCAGATCGACTTTTGTCTCGAGGCCGAGGGACGCCTTTCCACCGAGCTTTCCATCTTCGAACTCGGGTTTCACCTTCGGCTTCACGCGGACCCGGTAATCCATATAGTCAACCTTGAGCTTGTACGATCCAACTTCTCTTTCATAGTTGGCGCTTTTCACCCTTCTGAGCGAATCGTCGGCGCTCTCGAAGACTCTTTTCAGCATTCCCGGCCTGGCTTCTTTCTTCCCGCTGAGGAGGGCGCTGGCATCAATTCCTATGCGGCCTTCCTCGGAAGGGGCATCACCTGCTTCCAGGGCTTTCTCATCGGCCCCGGCTGCCGGTGTGGCGGCCTTTTCTTCGGGGGCCACCCTGGGCATTATGTCCCTCTCGAGGAGGGGGAGGCCGCCGGGATTCCTGAGGGAATCGATGTGCTGAAGGGTCCTGTTGTAGAAGGAAGCAAGGTCCCTTACGCCGTTGCCTGTGATTTCGCCTTTCTGCACCGAGGGGGTTTCATTTCCCGGGAAGGCGCAGCTCTCTTTGCTGTCTGCGGTCTGGCGCCCGGCGGTATCTACGGCAACCGGCACCTGTTGAGTGACATACGCTTCGTTGCTGCTCAGTGCACTTATCATCGGGCTCTCCCCCTTAGCATATGTTATCACTATAAAATGATAACATATTTTTGTGTTGATTATAATATACCAGATTGTGACAGTAATGTCAAGACTTCAATGCAAGGTCATACTCATCAAGGTCCCGGGGACGGAAATCCAGGGGAATCACCCTTCCTGTCCATCGAAGAGACTTCAAAAACAATGAGGTATCTGTAAAAAATAGAACTTTTCAAGAGGAGAGAGGAGCCGACGCCGACATCGCTGACAGTGAAGGGAGGACCGCCCTGCTTCATGCGGTAAAGCTCCATGATATGAAGCTTGTTGAGCTTCTCCTGGAATACCGCGCCGATCCCAATATCTGCTCATCTGAAAAGGAAACGCCTCTCATCGAGGCGGTTGAAGCCGGGAATGCCGTCATGATTCTCGCGCTCCTCTCCGGAGGGGCCGAGGTGAATGGCAAGGGCCTTAATCAGTGGACGCCCCTTTTCAAGGCCGTGATGAATCACAATATGGAACTCGTGGAGCTTCTCATCTCCAGGGGAGCCTTGGTGAATGCCCGTTCCATTGAAGAGACAGCCCGCTCCATAAGGCGGCCAGGTTGAACAGCCGCCCTCTTCTTCAGTTGCTTCTGCGAAACGGTGCTGAGCGGGATGCCAAGAACCTGAAGGGTGAGACTCCCCTTGACATGGCCCGGGAGTTCAGGGCGCTCGGCACAATAGAGCTGCTTGGGGGGAGCGCCGCGGTGAAGGAAGTAAAAGGCGCTCAGTTCAAGGAAAAGATGGATGATTTTCTGTGGTGGCTCCGTATTCCCTCAGAGTTGTTCAAGACGATGGCCCGGCCCCCCTCTGATGAGCCCTGGGAAGCTTCGAGCGAGGGGAGGGTACCCCTCACCCTTGGAGAAAGGGCACAGAGACTCGATGAGGCCATTCAGTCTGAGGTGGACTGCCTCGCCCGCTATGTTGACATGGGAGCCATCAACTCCCGCGATGCCGAGATTGACGGCGGCAGGTGGCGCGATCTCTACGAAGGGTGGCGGTGATGCGAACTCTCATCTTCATCGCATCTTCACATCGAATTCACGGTTTTTTCAAATTTGTTCTGTATAATATGGTTATGACACGACAGAAAAGAAAAGAGGCGATAACAGTGATACAGAGAGTATTCAGGGGTGGAACAGCCAGAATAAGCGTCTGCTTCCGGTGTATTTCGGGCCAGGTGGCTTTTATAGTGAACATGCCTCTCTGAAGATGCTTTTCCCCCCCATCCGTGCGGGCAAGGAAAGGGAGGTTCCGGTACATGAAAAATGGGAAGGAGCGGGTTCGAACCACCATGGAGCATAGCTCGCTGGATTTACAGTCCAGTGCGATTAACCACTTCTTCCTGCCGCACTTTTTAACGAGCCTCGCCAGAAAAGCAGGATCGATCCTGAACCCGAGGCTCTCAGCTTTGCGGACATCACGCAAGGCTCTGTGGTGAGCCTGTCAGCCTATCGCCGGGGCCTTGCGTAGACCCTCACAGGATTGCCGTAAAGCCCTCCTCCCAGGTCCCCGGGGTCCGCAATTCTGATTCTCTCATGGATTCCCATTTTGCTTGAGAACAGGCCGTCTTCATCCTGAATGACCGCATGATAGCACAGGGGACCCTGGTAATTCGCATAATCGGGCCCCCAGGCTCCCCTCCTTATCTCGTAGTCTTTGCCGTCTGAGGGGGTAAACCCGTATAAAACGACCTTCTCAATCCCTTCCCGGAGGGAATAGTCCAGGGTGTCAAGGGGCTTGAACCCATGCGCTCCATAAAACTCGTCAAATCTTTCCACGAACACCTTGGGCTCGATAATCTCTTTCTCGTTTCGGACACTGTTTGCGATGCAGTTGAAGCGGGGCTTCCCATCCTTGCCGTCGGTGGCCCCCGAGAGAGCCTCGTACTTTTCCGGCGTGAGCCTGGGGAGGTCCTGCTGGTGCTCCCGGAGATACCGGTCGAATGTTTCTCTCACCTCGGGGTGTGCCCTGGTATCCAGCTTTTTTCCTGCTTCCTCGGGAGCGCCTTTATGGTCAGCAGCAGCATCGCCGGCAGGGCAGGGCCGGCTTTCATCATATCCATGTGCCTTTGGCGGGAGCATGATGTCAGGCTTTTTCCCAAGCTCTTTTGCCGCCCTCAGAAGCTCAATTGCCCCGGAGGCCATGCTGTCAGCCACTTTGAGGGCCTCGGGAACGGGGGGATTGAACTCCTTGCCGTCCTCCATGGTAAGCGCATAGATTCCCTTGCGGCGATAAAGGTAATCGTCAGTCTGGCCGTTGACGTTATACGACAGCTCCGGCCTGTAGCTTTCTCCCTGCGGCTTCCCCACGGCGCCTATCATGCGCTTCTGAAGATTCTCAAAGATTTCGCGGTCGTGAGCATCAGTGACGCTGTCGGGAATCATGACCTTCTCGCCATGGGAGTGGAAATCACAGGCGACCCTTATCTCGGGATGCTCATCGACAATGCCGGCGATATGCCTTGTCTCGGGCTCTGAAAAGGGGGCCGGCCCCGGATAGCCATCGTGCTGTGTCCATCTTCCCAGAAGCTTGTTATTGTCTGTGGGATGGGGCAGCATCCCCTTCTCCCTGATTATCTTCTGCTGCTCCGGCGAGGCGCCCTGTGGGTATGGCGTCCACTCGATATCAAAATTCCTGTTGATGTCAACGCCCTTGTCGCCGCTTCCGCTCCCGGCGAGGGGAGCCCTTGTCCTTCTCCATTCAGGATCGTCATGGATGGCGTAATTGAGGCCGTCGGGGTTTGTGACAGGGACCACATAGATATTCAATGAATCAACAAGGTCCGTCAGCTCCCTGACCTTGGGATCATCGCTCCCGGGCCTGTAGTTTGCGCAGAGCTGCTCCAAGAGCTCGACCATCGCAAGAGGATTCATCTTCTCCCTTCCATGGGGAGATGCCATGAAAAGCGCGCCGGGCTTTGAGGCTTTGTCACCTTTCCCGCTCGATATTGTGACATAGCGGAGCGGCGCGGGCCCCCGGAGCGAGGCGTTCTTCCCGTCATAGCCGGCAGTGCCGTACTCCCGCGTGGTTACCTTGACAAGGTCAGGATATTTTTCTGCAAGCTTCAACACCCTGTCGTCTATCTGCCGCGCATCCATGTAGTCATTGACAAAACCCCTGGCGAAAGCGGTCCTGGAAGATCCGGGGGCGGTGGACGTCACCCCGTAGCGCGCCGCAAAATTAATGCCCTTCTCTTCTCCCTGAGGCGCAGAGGGTGCTCTTTCCTGTAAAAGGCTCAATGTGCCATTTTTATTGGCCACCAGGCTGCTGTCCCGATGCTGATCACTCGAAGGCGCCGCCTGTGGCTCTGCCTGGAGAGAAGCCTGAGGGGGAGCTGCTTCCGCCTGGGGCCCGGGGGCCCGGGGGATCCTGAAATTATCCCTCAGTGCATCAATGTGGGCTTCTGCCAGATCAGCAGGTGCCCTGCCTTGCCCGCGCACTATATCGCCGGAGCTTTCCATGGTGTCCTGCGGTTCGGCTGAAGGGCTCTGTTCTCTTTCAGAGCTCTTTTCACCATGGGGCGCCCTTATGTTGTTCAATTCCCTGCCATAGCCGATCTGTGCACGCATGTTCATGATAAGCATGGTGGATCCCCCTCTTCAGCTATTCATATGCCACTGTTCCATACTACTATAAACCGCTCAAGGAGCACTCAAGGAATACTCAAATCCGGAGGAAGAAGGGCTCTTTGGGAAGAAGAAGCAAGGAGGATTTCCGGCAGGCCTCCTGCAGCCACAGAACCTTACAAGACCTTGGGAGCGTGTTATGGCTCAATACTGCAATGGGTACGGCAAGGAAAACAATGAAAAGTGGAAGCGCGCCGTTGTGTTTATGGCGCTTCTCCTTACCGGGCTCCTGCCTGGCTGCGCGATGCGGAAGGATTCCGCCTCCCGGCCTCAAGCGACACCTTCACCGCCGGCGATCCAGGCCGCCGTACCCACGCCTGCGGCGACTGCCTCGAAAGCGCCTGCCCCACAGGCCCTGCCGCCGCAGAAGAATAACCCGAAGGACGGCGCCGCCATGATCCTCATCGCCGCCGGCGACTTTCTGATGGGCTCCCCCGAGCACAAGGGCGATAGTATCGAGAAGCCTCAGCACAGGGTGTATCTTGACGCCTATTATATCTCCAAATACGAGGTGACCAACGGGCAGTTCAGGAGATTTATCAGCGAATCGGGCTATGACGCCGAGGGGAGCTGGAAGGACTATGCCCTCGAGGGAAGGGACACTCACCCCGTGGTGTGCGTCACCTGGAACGACGCGAAGGCTTATTGCGAATGGGCGGGAGGGTCTCTCCCGACTGAGGCGCAGTGGGAGAAGGCCGCCCGGGGTGTTGACGGGAGAGTCTGGCCGTGGGGAAACAAGTGGGACGGCACGGAATGCAACTGGGGCAAGGGGCCGAAGGTGGCAGGGAAGGCTGATATATGGAAAGGGAGGGGCACGGCGCCTGTAGGCTCATTCCCTGCCGGTGTGAGCCCCTGCGGCGTCCATGACATGGCGGGGAATGTGGCGGAGTGGTGCGGTGACTGGTTCAGCGAGAGATATTACCTTGAGAGCCCTTCAGATAACCCCGGGGGGCCGGCGAGCGGGCAGACACGCGTGATACGCTTCGGCAACTGGTTCTCCGGCTCACCCGAAGTCAACCGGTGCGCCTCCCGTGAAGGGTATCTTGCTGACCGCTGGCTCAACTTCCTCGGATTCCGCGTAGTTCTTGCCGCCACTCTGCCCTGAAGGTGCCACCTGAGGAGAGGTATTGATTTTTGTTGTACCTTGGGTTATACTATTGGTAGGAGTGATGCCCATGGCTACCATAAAAACCGCCATATCCATTGAAAAAGACCTCTTTACCCGGGTTGAAGAGCTTGCCCAGGTCATGCATGTTTCCCGAAGCAAGGTGTTCCAGGAAGCCTTGCTCGCTTATCTGGAAAAGTATGAAAACCAGCAGCTGCTCGCCGAGCTTAATCGTGCCTACGCAGACAGCACCACAACTGCAGAACAGGATTGGCTTCACAACACAAGCATACACCATACAAAAATAGTTAAAGACCAATGGTAATTGAACAAGGCGATATATACTGGATTGAGCTCCACGCCCCGACAGGCTCTGAACCGGGGTACCGCCATCCCCATGTGGTTGTTCAGAATAATCTTTTCAACCGGAGTAAGCTCAATACAGTAGTAGTCTGCGCCCTGACCTCAAATCTGCAGAGAAGGACCGCCCCGGGGAATGTTATACTCGCCAGAGGAGAGGCAAACCTTCCCAAGCACAGCGTCGTTAACATAACCCAGCTTGTTACGGTAGATAAATCGGCCTTTCGAGAAAAGATCGGAAAGCTTTCCCGGGAGAAAGTGGCGGAAATACTCAATGGAATACGCCTGCTCACCGAACCGCGGGAAGTTGACTAACCAAGGGAGAGGTATGACCATTCAAGGAAGAATACAGAATAAGAGCCTCTTTTTATCTCTTGCCGCGGCTCTCCTGTCACTTGCCCTTTTCTCCTTGTCTTCCGCCCTGGCGGCGGGAGACAAGGAAGGCCTCCAGGTGAAATCCTTCCTCTTCAGGACCGATCCTCCCGGCGCCCGTGTATACCTGGTCGGCGACGACGGCATGGAAAGGGAGATCGGTGTGAGCGGGAAGCCTTTGCCTGTCACTGCCGGAGACGAAATCTACGTCTTTGTCCTTAAGCTCCAGGGCTTCCTGGAAGAAAGGCTGGTCCTCACCAAGGGCGATATAGAGTTTCATCAGTCATATCCTCCCGAGCACAGGCCCCCTTTAAGGCTCCCTTCACCCCTGCGCAGGGTGGTGTTCCGCACCTTACCGGAAAAAAGCGAGGTCAGGCTTCTTGGGACAGCGGCTCAAGGCGACGGGGAACTCCTGGGCCTCTCGGGGATCCCTCTTGAGCTCAACCTGGCGGAATTTGCCGCCGGCAGCGAGGCCTTCTTCGCCATAAGGCGGAAAGGCTACAGGGACCTCCGGTTTTCCCTGAAGCCCCATGACTTCAAGCCTTATTCTCCGCAGGCCCTGATCTCCCATCCCCCCGAAGGGAAAGAGCCTCTCGCCCTCGAGCCCGCAACTGTCTGCGTGAAGATGGCCTTGTGGCTTTCACGCTACAGGCTGACCATAGCAGTAATTGCTCTCATCATGGTGCCTTCGGCACTCCTCATGGCGCTCAAGATCTCAAGGATGAACGCCGAAAAGCGCAAGTGGAGCGCCTGGGAGGCCCTCACGGCCGGCGTGAACAGGGAGGACCCCATGTTCAACAAGGCCCTGGGAGGCTACGTGCTTGTAGAGAAGATCGGCCAGGGAGGGATGGCGGCAGTGTACAGGGCGGTCCCTGAGGAGACGCGCTCGGAAAAGGAGGAAGTGGCTATAAAGGTGATGGAGCTCGACGAGGAGAGCGAAAAGAATTACCTCAGGAGGTACAGGCGCGAGGTGAAGATACTGAGCGAACTCAGCCATCCCAATATTCTCCGCATCCTCAATTATGGAACCCAGGGTAATCTCTTTTATCTCATTACCGAGCTCATAAGGGGAAGAACGCTGGAATCGGAAATCAAGGAGGGCGGCATTGAGCTTGAAGCCTTCAGCACTATCATCAGGCAGGTCCTTGACGCCCTGATTCATGCGCACAGAAAGGAGATACTGCACCGGGACATCAAGCCGGGGAATATCATGATTGACGGGCAGAGCCACGTGACGGTGATGGACTTCGGCCTTGCCAAGGGCCGCCACTACTCGGCGATCACCGACACGGGGCTTACCCTGGGAACGCCTGACTACATGGCTCCCGAGCAGGTGACGACAAAAATCGTGGACTCCCGCACCGATGAGTACTCCCTCGGCGTCCTTGCCTATGTCCTTCTCACGGGGGCCCTTCCCTTCTACGATGAATCGCCCTTCAAAATCATGTACCGCCACGTGACGGAGCAGCCGCCTCCGCTTCGGGCCGTCAGGCCCTCTCTCCCCGGAGCGCTTGAAGCGGTGGTGCTCAGGATGATGGAAAAGGAGCCTGACAAGCGTTACCAGGCTCTCGAAGAGGTGAAGGCAGCTTTGGAAGAGGCCCTGGCGCGCACGGCAGGAAGCCCGCCGCCGGCGGAGGGCGAAGAAAGATGACACGGGGTCTTCCCATATCATTCTCAGGCTCGGTATGCCCCCAGTTGTTTCTCATCTCAATCATGTCGCTTGCGCGCTCATATCCCAGGAATGGAGTCTGTCCCCAATAACTCCATCTGTTACAATGAGGAGCCATCCGGAAGAGCCTGGGGAGATGTGCAGACAGAAGATGGCTCCATCAGAGACTTACTTTGATCGTATTGTCCTTGTCTGTCAAAAGGCTCAGAAAGTCTTCAACCGGCAGTACCGCGCCTCCGCTGCGGTACTTGCCCGGTTCGGTGGAAAACTGCACCTGCCTGTCGTTGATAACAAGCTCTTTAGGCGTATAGCAGCCTTTCCTGACTGAGTATTCCAGTCTCACTCTCCTGCCCATGAAGCTGATTTCTGCCTTCACGCCATCGAAAGCACGGGGCATTACAGGGTCGATGATTACCTTGCCGGCCTCATGGCGTAATCCCAGCAGGCGCGATATGATCAGGGTGATGTAGATTCCCGGGCCGCTGGAGTACACACGCCATCCTCCACGCACGGAAAAGCTGCCTTTCAGCACTTCACCGTAGCGCTCATCGGCCTCGTAGCGGTTCCTGAAAGCGACGTCGGAGCTGCTGTAGTAGCAATTGGCCTGGCGTATGTCGCCGCATGGCACCACGGTGCGATAACCGACCGGGTTTGCCTGTCGCAGGGCTTTCACGAATGCGTCGGCTCTCCCGGTTACCGCCTGCGATTCGGCATAGCGGATGTGTTCGTGTATATACATGAGCCCTATTTCCCGGCCGAAATGTGTGCTGCTCTCGGCACGCTGGAAAATCTCCTGTATGCCGCCCCGGTATTTCAGCGGGCGGTCCATCAGCCGCGCCCCGTCCGGGCCTTTGAGTTTACTTTCAATGAGTTCCTGGTGCATTTCAGCCTGTTCCCGCGTAAAAAGCTCACTGAGCACACCGCGATCCATGGGGAGCAGGCTGTAACTGATACGCGTGGTCCTGTCGGTCGGATGAAGCAGAACAGCGATACTGCCGTCGTCTTCCACCAGGCCGTAGCCGGCAACCACTCCATCCTTCACAAGGCAGCGGTTGAAATCTTCCTTGATTTTTTCGCAGATGGCCTTCAGCTCCGCTGCTTTCGCATGACTGCCTGCCCATTCATATACCATCCGGTACTGGTCAAAGGCCTGGTAGTTCATCTCCACCGTCCAGCTTGAAATCAGTCGCCTGGCGAACTCTTCGCTCACGGGCTGCAGCGAGTCGTTCCAGTCGCCTCCGCCGAAAGGAACAAGTGCCGTTCCGGGTATGAAGGAGCGGCGGATCATTGTGATCAGCCTCTCCATATGCTCGCTCAGAGAGGTCTTCTCGGCGAAATCAGGCCCTTTTTCGTGGTAATAAGGAAGCACCTCATCAAGGACCGGCAGGTCGCGTGTTACCCTGATGTAGCTTGACAGTGAGAGCATGCACCAGTACCAGACATCGCCGTGGCAGTCGCCCGCCCTGATGGTGAAGTAGCTGTCAAACATCCACCACTGCGGCCAGTCGCCCGCCGGGTTCTGGTTGGCAAAAATGGTGAGCAGCACCCTGCGGGCTTCGGCATATCTTCCTGTTCCAAGAAGCAAATCGAAAGGCCCCTGCGAAACGTCACGGGTGCCCCAGGCCGCCCCGCCAAACTGCTCGAGGCCGTGGGGGGTGAGATAATGGGTGAGCGCATTGAGCCCGAACCAGGGCAGTATTTCGCTGATGGCCTGCACATCAGCTCCTTCACCGGTCAATTCAAGATGCATCAGCAGGTCCTCGAGCTGTGCCTGGGCCTTTTCAAGATCAGCGGTGAACTGCTCTTCGGGATCCTCTACTCTTCCCTCGCGGCAATGCCGGCACACCTCGCCGATAATACTGAGACTCGCATAATCGGTATCATCAATGCTGAGTGCCAGCAGTCTGTCCCTGTAATCCGCGGTGTCCGGGAAACCTGAATCGGCCCCTTCTTTCAGATTCCCTGTATGGGTGTTCACCAGCAGGCGGAATCGCGCATGCGGGAATCTGCTGCGTATCATATCCGAAGCGCCGGGTCTTACGGTGTATTCACCCGGAGCGCTCGAAGGCTCAACGGTCCACGTATTCGTGCCGTCGAAATGATGGGTGACCGTAAGGTTTACAGGAGCGCCTGCAAGTACCCGGAAGCTGAGGTTGACGCGGGGGGCATCCTTGGAGGTCCATGTGCGGACTTCGAACATGCCGCCGCCGTGCTTATAAATCCATCGGCAGAAATTAACACCCATCTCGAAAGCTGAGGGGATACCCAGCAGGTACTTCTTCCCGCCGGCTTCCACGAAAATGCGCTGCCCCGCCTCCCGGACCTGGTTGAACTGCGTGGCGCAGATGGAGAGCAGCACATTGAAATTCGTATTGCCCTGGGTGACGTGCGAGTTGAAAACCCCGAACATGAAAGCGGTGGTTGACAGGATGTCCTCGTCGGCAGCAAGGCCTGCCCGTGCCTGCATGATATGGCCATGGGGACGATCCGTCAGCAGCTCCTTGGCCTTGAGCACCACATGAGCGTTTTTCGAATGGAAAAACGACAGCAGCTGCCCGTCCACGATTTCTTCATGCCTGCGCTCAGTTCCGAAAAAACGGCTGATTTCCTCACTGTCTAAATCGTCAACAGCGAGGAAAGGCGAGGTGTTGAAAAGGTTCCTGACAGGTTCGTCACATGCAGCCTGGTCAGGAGGCTCAGCCGCAGGTTCAAATTCCGCGAAAAGCGCCGGCAGCCGCTCAAGGTCGTCGGCGGATGTGGCTCGAGGATGATCGGGAAGGTAAGTGCCGGCAAAAACGCTTTGATGTTCTTCGCCCGGATTCAGGGTAAAGGGCTTTTCCTGCAGGGCCACCACTGATGACTCGCCGGCATATTCACCTGCAAGCTCGGGCATCAGCAGGCCTTCAGGAATGCCTGTCAGGCGGAAGCTTCTCCCGTAGAACTGCATTCCGTCAGTGCTTCCGGCAAGGGCGCCATTTGCACATCCAATTAAAAGCCAGGGATGGCCCGCAGCCTCCCTCATATTCTGCCGGCAGCAGACAACCGCACCGAACCTGGCATCAGTAAGGACCCGCCGTTCAATATACTGGCTAACATAATATTCATTCACCAGACTGTCGGTGCTCCCCTTGAGGCCGACATCCTGCTGGTACACGACGTCATATTCAGCAGCCACCGCTCCATTGTTTTTCAGATCGACCGTCCATCGCCAGCTGGGGCTGGCAGCTGAGAGCTGCAGGCTCACCGAGTATTCAAGTCCTTCCCAGCTGCCGGCAGCCGTATAGGCGGCGCCGTTCAAGGCAAACCGGCCTTTGCCTGCCGGGCCCGTAAGCGCCGTGTAGTCAATGCCATGTCCCCGCCTGCGCAGGTAAAGGTTTGCGCCTGAAGGCGAATAGGGTGAAGCGGACCGCAGGCTGATCCTGACAGGGCCGGCTTCGATACGGCGCACCGATCCGTTTCCGAGGAACTCGATGGAAAGTCCTTTGACGCTGCTGTTATTCATTCAGCTCAGCTCCAAGCTCAGAATCATTTCTTTCTTATGCAGGTGCGAATACCTGATGACAACCCTATGACCGGGAAACGACATTTCAGGCGGCCGGCCGTCGAGGGTTGCAGTCTTTACCCTGCCTGCCTGAGGGCCTTCCAGTACCAGTTCACCTTCCAGGTCGCGGTCGCCGAACAGGGTCATGACAATCTGGTTATCATCGGCATCTATGCTCAGCAAATCTGAAGTGCAGTGCAGCAGGCTGATTCCTTCGGCAAGGCTCAGGCACAGAGGCGAGAGCACCGCATACAGTGGCGGCCAGGGCATTTCCTTCTGTGAATAAGGAAGGCTTATGATTTCACCATTTCCGGGATGGGTATAGGTAACCTTGCCCGTGTGCTCCTCGTTGTAGTAGTTCGCGGCAAAAAGCAGGGCTGATTTATCAGGCGTGAAGCGCTCGCGGACAGTCACGTGGTAGGTGCTGGATGCTGCCTGTTGAAGCCTTGCCCCCGACTGCCCCAGGAGCTTCTCATAGACCGGCTTATGCCCTTCGGTATCGAAACCGAGCCACGTGCCGAGGTGGATAAAGCTCCCTTTCCCCAGATTTCCGGCCAGCCCGCACACTGAGCCATTCAGCGTCCTGGCAACGATCTCAGCTCCGTTCAAGGATTCACCGGAGTAGGTCAGTATAGGGCTGGCACATCTCACATCGAGGTGCTCGTACACATCAATCAGAGGGGAGTCCATCACTACAGCGCCGTCTGGATGAGCTCCGAAGGCTTCGCGGATCAGCGTGCAGGGCTTTTGCGACAGTTCCCGGTCGGGCAGGCAGGGAAATATCACCAGCTGCCCGCCTGCCGAGGTGTAGTCAAGCAGTTTCTGCTGCTCAGGCGCATTCATCTCGTCGGTACAGAACGCCCACACCTGCCTGTAACGGCTCATGGCGGCACCAGCAGCCTGGCCCAGGTCAAGCATGTCGTACTCAATGTTCAGCACCTGCAATATCCTGAGCAGCCCGTCAAAAAATGCCGGCCGCCTGATTGACCACGCATTGAACATCAGGCCGGAAGCAGCCGGAACCGGACGCCCAAGCTCCGAGGCATAATAGGGTGAA
Encoded here:
- a CDS encoding serine/threonine-protein kinase; amino-acid sequence: MTIQGRIQNKSLFLSLAAALLSLALFSLSSALAAGDKEGLQVKSFLFRTDPPGARVYLVGDDGMEREIGVSGKPLPVTAGDEIYVFVLKLQGFLEERLVLTKGDIEFHQSYPPEHRPPLRLPSPLRRVVFRTLPEKSEVRLLGTAAQGDGELLGLSGIPLELNLAEFAAGSEAFFAIRRKGYRDLRFSLKPHDFKPYSPQALISHPPEGKEPLALEPATVCVKMALWLSRYRLTIAVIALIMVPSALLMALKISRMNAEKRKWSAWEALTAGVNREDPMFNKALGGYVLVEKIGQGGMAAVYRAVPEETRSEKEEVAIKVMELDEESEKNYLRRYRREVKILSELSHPNILRILNYGTQGNLFYLITELIRGRTLESEIKEGGIELEAFSTIIRQVLDALIHAHRKEILHRDIKPGNIMIDGQSHVTVMDFGLAKGRHYSAITDTGLTLGTPDYMAPEQVTTKIVDSRTDEYSLGVLAYVLLTGALPFYDESPFKIMYRHVTEQPPPLRAVRPSLPGALEAVVLRMMEKEPDKRYQALEEVKAALEEALARTAGSPPPAEGEER